In the Brettanomyces nanus chromosome 1, complete sequence genome, TTTCTGAAACCCCTCAGAGTCGTTCATTACAATAAAAGTATCGAGATTGTCAAATAGTGTAACAGTGAAGTTACCCATAACATCGTTTCGTACGGTATCGGTAGGATCTCTAATATTTCGTTTATTGGGCACACAAGAGATGGGTTTGACCTCATCAAAGGGGAAGCCATAGGTcatatatttttcaaaggCATAGTAAAAGAGATGTCTGGTTTCCTCTTTGAGAGAATTGAGATGCTCAGACGTGAATGTGGATTGAAAAAGCTCGTGATCTGATAGGTTCGATCGATATGAATATTTAGTAAAGACATCATCAGAAGAGGCAGTGCATAACACGCAATGTATGAAATTATAAATAAGGAAGAATAATCCCCAGAATCTTCGGAGCATTACTGTAACCTCTTACTGAAATGAAGTAGATCTAACATTTTTCTTACTATGGAGACATCACATTCAAATAAAAATATAGAAAATTCCGTAGTTAGGTGAAATTTCTCAcggctttcttttcataCTAAAAAAGGCAGCGCTAATGGGGCTAATCCGGAGCAGGCTTCGAGTACACGCTGTTGAGTATCAGGCAGCCAACATGAAAAGTAGGGTTAAACCTGGAATATGCCGATGCAGAGTATCTCTTGTGCTCGAGCGGTTAGAACTCAATTCTTGTTACCCGAAGAAAGTCTCTTTACGTCAAATTATCTGCATTAGAGGAATAATGTCTGCACGCACTTCCCAATCGGGAAGTTCAAAAGTGTCACTTTAGGAACCTATTCCCCTCAAAACAGCCAACAGCTTGTACCCTTAATAAATTAAACTAATTTATTCTTGCTCTCTATCTCTTGCTGCTGTCtatgcttctcttctttcaacctcttcttgACATTTGCAATCATGAAACCTGTTAGTCTTGCGGTTAAAATAGTGTCACTATTATTCCTACTAGGATCCTTGCTATGTCTTATTCTAACTCTCATCATCGGTTCTTCCAATAGCTCTGCTTTAGGAAAGTTCTATTGGCTTGAAACCGATTGCTCACAATATTCAGGTTCTCCTATTCAAGGTCGTTGTCGGTGGACCTCTTACGGTCTTTGTGGGGTTGGCTCTGATGGTAAGAATACGGGCTGCACTAAAAGCAAAGCAGCCTATCCTTTCTCTCCTAAGAATAACTTCAAGACTACCAAAGATGTTCCTTCAGctttcatcaacaacagaaatAAGTACTTCTATATGAGCCGTATTGGTTGGGCATTTTCCCTTATCggtctcttctttttggtgtGCTCTATTATCCCGTTCATCATCTACATAATCCTTCATAAAGGCTTGAAATGGGTCTTCATAGGATTTTATTCTGCTGCCTTCATTTTTACTGCCGTCAGTATGGCTCTTTCCACTGCTGTTTATGCCAGTGGTAAGTCAGTCTTTCACCATGACGGAAATAGCGCAAAAATTGGACCTCGTGCTCTAACTACTGCATGGATCTCCGTTGGTTGCTTCATTGTgaactttttcttgatttcttACTTGGCTGCCCAAAGAGATAATTCTTATAGGACTCCTGATGCCTACGATGAATATGGCAATGAAAGGAAGGGCTTCTTCCATCGTCTGGTTCACCCCAAAGAGGAATATCCTGCGGTAGCTCCTGCAGATGAACCTATTATGGGTGACAGACTTTCGTATCTCAGTCAACAGGCTGAGCAAAATAACGGGGCCCGTTTTATGGACTCTGTGAATGTCGATAATGATGCTGTAGCTGCCCAACCATCcgttgaagaaaagcagAAAGTGTCCAGGTTTAAGAGACTGTTCACGACTCCGGTTAAGGCTCCAAAGAGTGGTAATGAACTATCAGCAAAtgcttctcctcctccGCAATATGCTAGTCCTTCAGCTGATGGCCAGTACGAACAGCAAGTACAAAATGTTATGAAGAGACTTGAGCAGgagaaagcagaagccGTTGCCAATACATGATTGCACGAGATTTGCATTTATACCATTCTATCTAATTAGCAAAAACCTACCAATAGCCACTTTATAGCAAGTACCTCGTCATCTAGCTACCATGTGTCCCACATTGTATGCAATGactttcaccttctttgaGAAGTCTACCTTTAatggatcttcttcctcttcaagtttccttttcaaaaAAGTGCCAATAATCTCATCCTTTGCAAGACATTCCCTTCTCAATAAATCAATTTCTGCTTGAACAAGTTCCAACTGATTATCTTTGGAAATGATGcaattttgaagaaccttTAGAACGTCCCCTTTATCCTTAGTGCATAGCTCTCTATATTTAGACATGCTTCGATTGGTGCTTTCGAACTTGTCTGCAAGAACTTCATAGGCTctcaagagaagatgatggcGTCTTTTTAAAGTCTCATAatttttctccatctctgACTCTTTCATGTCTCGGGTGTTTTGAGGAGGATCACAAAATGGAGTTAACAGATCAAGCTTACTGGAGAATTGCTCGATTATATGATCCTTCACTTTaattatcatcttcaaccCTTCAAACTTTTCTCGGTACTGCTTAATGACATTGGTAGCTGAAGTGATCTGCTTTCTATAATGGACAtccattctcttcataGCATCTCTATAACCTTTGatcatctcttttgaaTATGAAGAATCTCCAGTTTCTCCAACTTGTTTCAGCTTTCCATATACTTCCTGAAGTTTACTGTGAGCACGCCCTAATTCTTTTAAAAGAATCTGCCTTTCATTTTCTAGGTCACTAATCTCCCTAATATATTCAGTCATCTTAACCTTAACACGCCCTTTTACCTCATTCATTTCCTTATGATACTGATCCATTAAATGCCCTTTTTCAATCTCACATCTTGACTGATCCATGGCTTGTTGCCCATTCAGTTGTCCCATCTGTTGCCCCGACAGGGCATTTTCCTTGATCATGAAATCATACCTTGGCTTCTCGCCAGTGGTGTGAATGATATCACTGGATACTTCAGTGTCCTGGGTAATATCCTGTCCCTTACTATCCATTGATCCCTTGTTTAccaagaacagaaagaaggtaGGGAGAACAaattagaaaaaaaaggggCAACCAAATCAAGATTCAATCATCGCGAGGGATTCATCCAAAAAGGGAAGGAAGCTGTTGAAAGTAATGATAGATGGCATTAGCATTTAAACTGTATAGAAGTATTATATTTTGTAATTTCAATGTGTTAGATTGATTGGCTTACCTGGTAGCCAGTCCTTTAAGACGTTTTTAATGTTATACCAGTATTTGAGTCTAATCGTCTCCATGGCAATGGCCTCGTAGTCCTTTTTGCTGTAAAGAATGTCCAacttttcaatgctttcGTTGATTCGAATTTGGTTCTCCCTTCTAAATTTCTCCGCCTCTTTTTGATTGGTCATCTCTTCCAAGTTTTCGTGGATCTCCAAGATTCTCATCAAGGTGTCCTGATCTGCAAACTCGTATTTATGAGTGGCTTCATCACTGGTTAGATCGATATTAGCATTCAAATTAAGCAAGTATTGTGATCTTTTGAGAGGATCATTGATCGTATCATATGCTTTATTTATTAGCGAAGATGACGTATGAGTAACTTCCGATCCTCCATTTTGGTTCAGCCTGTTGATTAGATCCGGATGGTTCAAAGCCTGCAACTTCCGATATTCCTTACGTAGTTTTCTATCCTCTATCATAAAGGGCGAAGAAGGTGGTGCTCCCCGTGGGAAAGTCTTAGGGAACAATCGATAGTAATCTGGGCCAGACGATGGGACAGACGATGAGGCAAGCCGATAAGTGCGACCAATCAACGAGCCAAGATTGCAGGTGATCGGCCTATGTAAAAAACATGTGTAGCTCATTTTGGAGATCTTCAGTACTAAAGTTTACTTCGAGGTTGAAGGAAGGAGACAAGAGTTCAGTTATCCATTTCTTTTATGGATTTGAAAAAATGCCGATGTCCCCACCTTTCGTACTGAAAATCTTGGCAAATGGATCTTCTCCGTTAACTTTGtgcatccgtacaccagCAAGATTCGAATTCGAGCCAAATTTTATTCAAAGCAGTAGCTCAAGAAAAAGCTCAAGAAAAAGCTCTAGACAAAGGTGCTACATTGATTGTTCAGAACACAGCAGTAAACAACATGGCAGGGCATTTTGGAAGACATTGTAAGTAATCAGAAATGAAGGGATTTGAAATATTTCTTGACTAACGCTTATTTAGTACTAAGAGTCGACAGAGAAGTGGAGAAGTTTGCGTTCTTCAGAGAGAACCTGATCAATTGGTACAGATGGAATTTGAAGTCGGCTGGTATAGcactctttttcttgggAGTCATTCCCGTGGGTTTAGGCTACATTGGATATAAGTATCAGACCATAAACCAAATTGCCGCTAGAAGAGACAAGCCTGTTTATAACAATAACTGGATTCCAAGAACGTAAGCCTTTCTTTGCTCcttatttattcatttatttatttatttatttgtCTACCATTTATTCATTATTGTTCTTACACTGAGATTGACCTTTGCATATTGGTTTAGTACACCGTTCTAAATAGCCGTTGTATTTTGTTGTGCCTATATCACCGGGTCCATgatattcttttcctccCTAGTGACCTTCTTGGCCCATTGCCGGGCTAGTATGGACACCTTCATGAATCTTCGAGAAGCATacttcttgaaaaactcCTCGTGGATAATGGGGCTAATCAAATAATCCATCAGCATCTCGCAGATCTCCTTCAAGTCGCTCTCTTTGTAACCTCCACTGTAATGAATCAAGTTCCCGTTCCAGTCAAACTTGCCTAACATTTTTCGAGCAATGTACATAGCAGCGCCGGCACAGAGTGACGGTAGATACCCTATAAATTTGTGGTCAACGGCCGTTATCTCTAAAAGATACTTCCCAATGGTTCTAGCCTGCACGTCGTAGTCATCAGCTTTGG is a window encoding:
- a CDS encoding uncharacterized protein (EggNog:ENOG41), with protein sequence MKPVSLAVKIVSLLFLLGSLLCLILTLIIGSSNSSALGKFYWLETDCSQYSGSPIQGRCRWTSYGLCGVGSDGKNTGCTKSKAAYPFSPKNNFKTTKDVPSAFINNRNKYFYMSRIGWAFSLIGLFFLVCSIIPFIIYIILHKGLKWVFIGFYSAAFIFTAVSMALSTAVYASGKSVFHHDGNSAKIGPRALTTAWISVGCFIVNFFLISYLAAQRDNSYRTPDAYDEYGNERKGFFHRLVHPKEEYPAVAPADEPIMGDRLSYLSQQAEQNNGARFMDSVNVDNDAVAAQPSVEEKQKVSRFKRLFTTPVKAPKSGNELSANASPPPQYASPSADGQYEQQVQNVMKRLEQEKAEAVANT